From Desulfonauticus submarinus, the proteins below share one genomic window:
- the argC gene encoding N-acetyl-gamma-glutamyl-phosphate reductase: protein MGKINVGIVGISGYTGIELLRLLCTHPFFELKQATSRKLRGKKIKEVFPFADKFSELIITDIEKDGLDADIELYFLAVPHGTAMKLAQKIIQAGKKVVDLSADFRLKNKQVYEEWYKVKHVAWDLMSEAVYGLPEIYASKIKNSRLVANPGCYPTSAILALYPALKSGLIDSNEIIIDSKSGTTGAGRSPKENILFCEVYDNFFAYNIGKHRHSPEIEQECSLAAGRNIKILFSTHLLPINRGILTTVYVKTKELKIDKIRDCYLEFYGHKKWVKVLEDGVLPQVRWVRGTISCALGLVIDQKTEQLIIVSAIDNLCRGASGQALLNANLMVGFEEDTGFSVSAPLIP, encoded by the coding sequence ATGGGTAAGATAAACGTAGGAATTGTAGGGATTAGTGGATATACAGGTATAGAACTTTTGCGTTTATTATGCACTCACCCTTTTTTTGAATTAAAACAAGCTACATCTCGGAAACTTAGAGGTAAAAAAATAAAAGAGGTATTTCCTTTTGCAGACAAATTCTCTGAGCTTATTATTACGGATATAGAGAAAGATGGTCTTGATGCAGATATAGAATTATATTTTTTAGCTGTTCCTCATGGTACAGCTATGAAATTAGCCCAAAAAATAATCCAAGCTGGTAAAAAAGTAGTAGATCTGAGTGCTGATTTTAGGCTTAAAAATAAACAAGTTTATGAAGAGTGGTATAAAGTAAAACATGTTGCGTGGGATTTAATGTCAGAGGCAGTATATGGTCTCCCTGAAATATATGCTTCTAAGATAAAAAATTCTCGTTTAGTTGCTAATCCTGGGTGTTATCCAACCTCAGCGATTTTGGCTCTTTATCCTGCTTTAAAATCAGGCCTTATTGATAGTAATGAAATTATCATTGATTCTAAATCTGGAACTACAGGAGCAGGACGCTCACCCAAGGAGAATATTTTATTTTGCGAAGTTTATGATAATTTTTTTGCCTACAATATAGGGAAACATAGACATAGTCCAGAAATAGAACAAGAGTGTAGTTTAGCTGCTGGAAGAAATATAAAAATATTATTTAGTACTCATCTTCTTCCTATTAATAGGGGGATTTTAACTACTGTTTATGTAAAAACAAAAGAACTTAAAATTGATAAAATAAGAGATTGTTATTTAGAGTTTTATGGACATAAAAAGTGGGTTAAGGTATTGGAAGATGGTGTATTGCCTCAGGTGCGTTGGGTTAGAGGAACAATAAGCTGTGCTTTAGGCTTGGTAATAGATCAAAAAACAGAGCAACTGATTATTGTTTCTGCAATTGATAATTTATGCAGAGGAGCTTCAGGGCAAGCACTATTGAATGCTAACTTAATGGTTGGATTTGAAGAAGATACTGGATTTTCTGTTTCTGCTCCTCTGATCCCTTAA
- a CDS encoding EAL and HDOD domain-containing protein → MLESIFIARQPIFNDKEKILGYEVLFRSCKGLNKAGVIDDEQATSRVIIDGLNLVYQPEKSYKYFINFSEKLLLDKVFELLPTENTVIEILENVTPGSKILEVCNQIKANGYLLAVDDYVGQIEFFPLIKIADIVKVDILALSPTKVKDIVIDLKKQSKILLAEKVETEEQLKFCLNLGFNYFQGFFFSKPEILEGHKLSSSQLSKLDILKELSHSKISFRRLEEIIRKDVAITYRLLKYINSPYFGLRQKVESISRALAYLGEDKLKKWLRVAILADFSADDKKREVVFFSAFRGRFLQLLAKELELGKDKEEKFFLLGLLSYLDVLLGRSLKAILEELPLEEDIVDGLLLLTHPYHIWLDLVEAVERGYWVKIRKILKILKIEPSLSASVANQAYEWAKSLMCCLES, encoded by the coding sequence ATGTTAGAAAGTATTTTTATTGCAAGGCAACCTATTTTCAATGATAAAGAAAAGATTTTAGGTTATGAAGTTTTGTTCCGTTCTTGTAAAGGATTAAATAAAGCAGGTGTGATAGATGATGAGCAGGCTACAAGTAGAGTAATTATTGATGGTCTGAATTTAGTTTACCAACCAGAAAAATCTTATAAATATTTTATTAATTTTTCAGAAAAGCTTTTATTGGATAAAGTTTTTGAACTTCTTCCCACAGAAAATACTGTAATAGAGATTTTAGAAAATGTTACTCCAGGGTCTAAAATATTAGAAGTATGTAACCAAATAAAAGCAAATGGTTACTTGTTAGCTGTAGATGATTATGTAGGTCAGATAGAATTTTTTCCTCTTATAAAAATAGCTGATATTGTAAAAGTTGATATTCTGGCTCTTTCTCCTACAAAGGTTAAAGATATTGTTATTGATTTAAAAAAACAAAGTAAGATTCTTTTAGCAGAAAAGGTAGAAACAGAAGAGCAGTTAAAGTTTTGTTTAAATCTGGGGTTTAATTATTTTCAAGGATTTTTTTTTAGTAAACCTGAAATTTTAGAAGGACATAAGTTATCTTCTTCTCAATTAAGTAAATTAGATATTTTAAAAGAACTAAGTCATTCTAAAATTAGTTTTCGTCGATTAGAAGAAATTATAAGAAAAGATGTAGCAATTACCTATAGATTATTAAAATATATTAATTCTCCGTATTTTGGTTTAAGGCAAAAAGTTGAAAGTATTTCTCGAGCCCTTGCCTATTTAGGAGAGGATAAATTAAAAAAGTGGCTTAGAGTTGCAATTTTAGCAGATTTTAGTGCTGATGATAAAAAACGAGAAGTTGTGTTTTTCTCTGCTTTTAGAGGAAGATTTTTGCAGCTTTTGGCTAAAGAATTAGAATTAGGCAAAGATAAAGAAGAAAAGTTTTTTCTTTTAGGCTTGCTTTCTTATTTAGATGTGCTTTTGGGCAGAAGCTTAAAGGCTATCCTGGAAGAATTGCCTTTGGAAGAAGATATTGTTGATGGGTTGTTATTGCTAACTCATCCTTATCATATTTGGCTGGATTTAGTAGAAGCAGTTGAAAGAGGATATTGGGTTAAGATAAGAAAAATTTTAAAAATTTTAAAGATAGAACCTTCTCTTTCTGCTTCAGTAGCCAATCAGGCTTATGAGTGGGCTAAGAGTTTAATGTGTTGTTTAGAGTCTTAA
- a CDS encoding DHH family phosphoesterase: MAYFKNLTDKIPQLLNLLDKQERWLILINADPDALSSALALKRIMARRVLDVGIGHINEISRPDNLAMIRLLRIPTKKVTSNLIVQYDRFALVDSQPHHHPSFQEIDFSIVIDHHPLSSEHPVEADFQDIRPDYGANATILTEYLYNLKIRPGKLLATALVYGIKTDTQSFERPFAETDIKAFKYLTKFYNSLLLQKIIRSEFHKDWLKYFCQAFRKLKFLGNGLGVCLGNVESPDILVILADFFLQIHNISWDMVGGVYDNKLVVIFRGDGLRRDMGKLAMKMFSDYGPAGGHRAMARAEVPLENLNGVHPQQFLWQRFYHVRKKSRKVKSGKEGQKENA, encoded by the coding sequence ATGGCTTATTTTAAAAATCTCACAGATAAGATTCCTCAGCTATTAAATTTGCTGGATAAACAAGAGAGATGGCTAATATTAATTAATGCTGATCCAGATGCCCTTTCTTCTGCTTTGGCTTTAAAAAGGATTATGGCCAGGAGAGTTTTAGATGTAGGTATTGGGCATATTAATGAGATTAGTAGACCAGATAATTTAGCTATGATAAGATTATTGCGCATACCTACTAAAAAAGTAACTTCTAATTTGATTGTTCAGTATGATCGGTTTGCTCTGGTGGATTCTCAACCGCATCATCATCCAAGCTTTCAAGAAATTGATTTTTCTATAGTCATTGACCATCATCCGCTATCTTCTGAACATCCTGTAGAGGCAGATTTTCAAGATATCAGACCAGATTATGGAGCAAATGCTACTATTTTAACCGAGTATCTTTATAATTTAAAAATAAGACCGGGCAAATTATTAGCGACTGCTTTGGTTTACGGTATTAAAACAGATACACAAAGTTTTGAACGACCTTTTGCTGAAACAGATATTAAGGCTTTTAAATATCTAACAAAATTTTATAATTCATTATTACTTCAAAAGATTATTAGGTCCGAATTTCATAAAGACTGGCTTAAATATTTTTGTCAGGCTTTCCGCAAATTAAAATTTTTAGGTAATGGGCTTGGAGTATGTTTGGGTAATGTGGAATCTCCTGATATTTTGGTAATTTTAGCTGATTTTTTTCTCCAAATTCACAATATTTCCTGGGATATGGTTGGAGGAGTATATGATAATAAGTTAGTGGTTATTTTTAGAGGAGACGGATTGAGGAGAGATATGGGAAAATTAGCGATGAAGATGTTTTCAGATTATGGTCCTGCTGGTGGACATAGGGCTATGGCTAGAGCAGAAGTTCCTTTAGAGAACTTAAATGGTGTTCATCCCCAACAATTTTTATGGCAAAGATTTTATCATGTGCGGAAGAAAAGTAGAAAAGTAAAATCCGGAAAAGAAGGTCAAAAAGAGAATGCTTAA
- a CDS encoding bifunctional adenosylcobinamide kinase/adenosylcobinamide-phosphate guanylyltransferase — translation MFELVLGGVRSGKSKFALSLLKKEGRRGLIVTAKSLDFNFKRQILQHRKERDKDILVFESGHDLGARIANLPLDLDSLLIEGLDFWFFSIVKLKNKEQILSSFWKNLKNRREHVVLVSSEMSLGFLPVNIDIELVRECGEFNQKLAQLCSKVYLVVAGCPVILKDKEDKENGLF, via the coding sequence TTGTTTGAGTTAGTTCTTGGTGGGGTAAGGAGTGGAAAATCAAAGTTTGCTTTAAGCCTGTTAAAGAAAGAAGGTAGAAGAGGATTAATTGTTACTGCTAAGAGTTTGGATTTTAACTTTAAGAGGCAGATTTTACAACATAGAAAAGAGCGAGATAAAGATATTTTAGTTTTTGAATCTGGTCATGATTTGGGCGCAAGAATAGCAAACTTACCTTTGGATTTGGATAGTCTTTTAATCGAAGGGCTTGACTTCTGGTTCTTTTCTATAGTGAAATTGAAAAATAAAGAGCAAATTTTATCTTCTTTTTGGAAGAACTTGAAAAATAGGCGAGAACATGTAGTGCTAGTAAGCAGTGAAATGAGTTTGGGTTTTTTGCCTGTAAATATTGATATAGAACTTGTAAGAGAGTGTGGAGAATTTAATCAAAAACTTGCTCAGTTATGTAGTAAAGTTTACTTGGTAGTAGCAGGGTGTCCTGTTATATTAAAGGATAAGGAAGATAAGGAAAATGGCTTATTTTAA
- a CDS encoding pyridoxal-phosphate-dependent aminotransferase family protein, whose translation MKKTRMLTPGPTPLPENVRLSLAKDMIHHRKPEFKKILQDVQKGLQYLFGTQEPVLILSSSGTGAMVAAVNNLFSPGETVVVVEAGKFGERWTEIARERGLKVVRLEVEWGEAVEINKLSDVLEKFKSIKGVLIQASETSTGVLHPIQEVANLCQKKGIISVVDGISAVGISPCPMDKWGIDCLLTGSQKGLMLPPGLAFISLSKKALEKVKTIKQRGFYFDLLKEHASILKCQTAYTSSINLLVGLQESLRYFRECGLKNIYKKQKALTEMVREGVKLIGLELLALKDYTWGLTAVKMPAGLDASKVLSILKEKYGYVLAGGQGPLKGKIIRIGHMGYVDYVDLAGCLYALQKSFVQAGGVSGARNFIERAMDIYFKTLEES comes from the coding sequence ATGAAAAAAACAAGAATGCTTACCCCAGGGCCAACTCCTTTACCAGAGAATGTGCGGTTAAGTTTGGCCAAAGATATGATCCATCATCGTAAGCCTGAGTTTAAAAAGATCTTACAGGATGTGCAAAAAGGATTGCAATATCTTTTTGGTACTCAAGAGCCTGTATTGATCTTAAGTAGTTCTGGAACAGGAGCAATGGTGGCTGCTGTGAATAATTTGTTTTCTCCTGGTGAAACAGTAGTAGTGGTGGAGGCAGGAAAATTTGGAGAGCGCTGGACAGAGATTGCAAGAGAGCGTGGTTTAAAAGTGGTTAGGTTAGAAGTAGAATGGGGTGAAGCTGTAGAGATTAATAAACTAAGTGATGTGTTAGAGAAATTTAAATCTATTAAAGGTGTTTTGATTCAAGCCTCTGAAACTTCTACAGGAGTGCTTCATCCTATTCAAGAGGTGGCTAATTTATGTCAAAAAAAAGGCATTATTAGCGTAGTCGATGGTATTTCTGCTGTGGGAATATCTCCATGTCCTATGGATAAATGGGGAATAGATTGTTTACTTACAGGATCTCAAAAAGGACTTATGTTGCCACCAGGACTTGCTTTTATTTCTTTAAGTAAAAAGGCTTTGGAAAAGGTAAAAACAATTAAACAAAGAGGATTTTATTTTGATTTGTTAAAAGAACATGCAAGTATTTTAAAATGTCAAACAGCGTATACTTCTTCTATTAATTTATTAGTTGGTTTACAAGAAAGTCTTCGTTATTTTCGTGAATGTGGGCTTAAAAATATTTATAAAAAACAAAAAGCCCTTACAGAAATGGTTCGAGAGGGCGTAAAGTTAATTGGCTTAGAATTACTTGCTTTAAAAGATTATACTTGGGGGCTAACTGCAGTGAAAATGCCTGCTGGTCTTGACGCTTCAAAAGTATTGTCTATTTTAAAAGAAAAATATGGTTATGTATTAGCTGGGGGCCAAGGACCTTTAAAAGGTAAAATTATTCGTATAGGTCATATGGGATATGTAGATTATGTTGATCTTGCAGGTTGTCTTTATGCCTTACAAAAGTCTTTTGTTCAAGCAGGGGGAGTTAGTGGAGCTAGGAATTTTATAGAGCGAGCAATGGACATATATTTTAAGACCTTAGAGGAAAGTTAA
- the cbiR gene encoding cobamide remodeling phosphodiesterase CbiR, with translation MKTFLLSAPSYVLPATIEKNCLFLQKYVSGIYLAFFETKACLEYTEKDLPLSLANFPFRYHIHFPLDLKWQKDGCYEAEICFSLWEKVKFLSPWSGVLHPPKEKEKLQKFVDTWVDLGGIAEDLLIENIKGIDLVDLWPVVLGTGVNVCLDIGHMLAYGQESILHLSGFWKRVKLLHFYGKETCERHYDLSFLSDAGWNFFKKILTNISDQTEIVLELFNKKDFLNSLRILRKKQKDLGVKFV, from the coding sequence ATGAAAACCTTTTTATTAAGTGCTCCTTCCTATGTTTTGCCTGCAACTATAGAAAAAAATTGTTTGTTTTTACAAAAATATGTTTCAGGTATTTATTTAGCTTTTTTTGAAACTAAGGCTTGTTTGGAATATACTGAGAAAGATTTACCTTTGTCTTTAGCAAACTTTCCTTTTCGTTATCATATTCATTTCCCTTTAGATTTAAAATGGCAAAAAGATGGATGTTATGAAGCTGAAATATGTTTTAGTTTATGGGAAAAAGTAAAATTTTTATCTCCTTGGAGTGGAGTTTTGCATCCACCTAAAGAAAAAGAGAAATTGCAAAAGTTTGTTGATACGTGGGTAGACTTAGGCGGGATTGCAGAAGATCTTTTAATTGAAAATATTAAGGGTATAGATTTAGTAGATCTTTGGCCTGTGGTCTTAGGTACAGGGGTAAATGTTTGCCTTGATATTGGCCATATGTTGGCCTATGGCCAAGAGAGTATTTTACACTTGTCTGGATTTTGGAAACGGGTGAAATTACTTCATTTTTATGGTAAGGAGACGTGTGAACGTCATTATGATTTAAGTTTTTTGTCTGACGCAGGCTGGAATTTTTTTAAAAAGATTCTAACTAACATATCTGACCAAACTGAAATTGTTTTGGAATTGTTTAACAAAAAGGATTTTTTGAATTCCTTAAGAATATTAAGAAAAAAACAAAAAGATTTGGGGGTTAAATTTGTTTGA
- the polA gene encoding DNA polymerase I — protein MLKEKFKWSSPSIFLIDGSSYIYRAFYAYRNLTRSDGFPTNVIFIVLKLALKILREEEPDYLGFFVDGKGPTFRNKIYSEYKANRLKMPEPLSVQIPPLLEGLKLLGISSWITEGVEADDCIASLTKRFKEQYPIVIVGSDKDLFQLLDRNVVIWDPGGKESKIITHSDFKEKWGFSPNRWPDFQALVGDSSDNIPGIPGIGPKTAQKILQKFSSLELLEENFLSLTKREQQKIKGNFNNLYLYRELTFLKTDACLDIELKDLKVEKINHIKLKKFCEKYEFFSFLKELNLENKTSIVPKGLPIFSRDNNLKENTNEFKIKRVEEKDLILSLPSQLGLFLEKGRVFLSNDKEEFEILFDLSELFPLLQKKVVFCPQLKPILKRFPNILELSIQWYDLSLCAYLLNPEQRDYSFSRLKKSLEQDRGISIQGKALAVLEVGRHLLAQIQAVELEDLLVKLEQPLSAVLVEMEKRGILIDKQKFNKFLNLVQQELDSLTTKIYVLAGKEFNIRSTQQLSAVLFQDLKLKGKKKTASGFFSTSEAALEKLRQAHPIVELVLKYKRLEKLRSTYLKPLPQKVDINGRLHTTFNQLATATGRLSSSNPNLQNIPIRGEYGPKVRECFIAPNGYKLISADYSQIELRILAHLSEDPVLLEAFNRDEDIHTATACLIFSKSKEQITPDDRRKAKTINFGLLYGMGPQKLARELGFSLKEAKQFITVYFEKLSRVKEFYQKVENFAKTHGFVSTVFGRRRLLPHINSRNEHLVAQAKRMAINTVVQGSAADIIKKAMLLVEKDALLYKLNARQILQIHDELLLEVPENVAFEAGKRVKELMEQVYPLKVPLKVDLGIGPNWKEAH, from the coding sequence ATGCTTAAGGAGAAGTTTAAATGGTCTAGCCCTTCTATTTTTCTTATAGATGGAAGTTCTTATATTTATCGCGCCTTCTATGCTTATCGCAATTTAACTAGGTCTGATGGTTTTCCCACCAATGTAATTTTTATTGTATTAAAATTAGCTTTAAAAATTTTAAGAGAAGAAGAGCCCGATTATTTGGGTTTTTTTGTGGATGGAAAAGGCCCTACCTTTAGAAACAAAATTTATTCTGAGTATAAGGCCAATAGATTAAAGATGCCAGAGCCTCTTTCTGTGCAGATTCCACCTTTGCTTGAAGGATTAAAATTACTTGGAATTTCTTCTTGGATAACAGAAGGAGTGGAAGCTGACGATTGCATCGCTAGTTTAACTAAGCGTTTTAAAGAGCAATATCCTATAGTAATAGTTGGCTCAGACAAAGATTTGTTTCAGCTTTTAGATAGAAATGTAGTTATTTGGGATCCAGGGGGAAAAGAATCTAAAATAATCACCCACAGTGATTTTAAGGAAAAATGGGGATTTTCTCCTAACCGATGGCCTGACTTTCAAGCCTTAGTGGGAGATAGTAGCGATAATATCCCAGGTATTCCAGGAATAGGGCCAAAAACAGCTCAAAAAATTTTACAAAAATTTTCTTCGCTCGAACTACTTGAAGAAAATTTTTTAAGTTTAACAAAAAGAGAACAACAAAAAATAAAAGGCAACTTTAATAACCTTTATCTTTATAGGGAGCTTACTTTTTTAAAAACAGATGCTTGTTTAGATATAGAGTTAAAAGACCTTAAAGTAGAAAAGATAAATCATATAAAATTAAAAAAATTTTGTGAAAAATATGAATTTTTTTCTTTTTTAAAAGAACTAAACTTGGAAAATAAAACATCTATTGTTCCAAAGGGGTTACCTATCTTTTCAAGAGATAATAATCTCAAAGAGAATACCAATGAATTTAAAATAAAGCGTGTTGAAGAAAAAGATTTAATATTATCTTTGCCTTCACAGTTAGGTCTTTTTCTAGAGAAAGGGCGAGTATTTTTGAGTAATGATAAAGAAGAATTTGAAATATTATTTGATTTATCAGAATTATTTCCCCTTCTTCAGAAGAAAGTTGTTTTCTGTCCTCAATTAAAACCTATTTTAAAAAGATTTCCTAATATATTAGAGTTAAGTATTCAATGGTATGATCTAAGTCTTTGTGCGTATCTTTTAAATCCTGAGCAAAGAGATTACTCTTTTTCCAGACTAAAAAAAAGTTTAGAACAGGATAGAGGAATATCAATTCAAGGAAAGGCTTTGGCCGTTTTAGAAGTTGGAAGGCATCTTTTAGCTCAGATTCAAGCTGTAGAGTTAGAAGATTTGCTTGTAAAATTAGAACAGCCTCTTAGTGCCGTTCTAGTAGAAATGGAAAAAAGAGGCATTTTAATCGATAAACAAAAATTTAATAAATTTTTAAACTTAGTACAGCAAGAATTAGATTCATTGACTACTAAGATATATGTTTTAGCAGGTAAAGAATTCAATATAAGATCTACTCAACAGTTAAGTGCAGTTTTATTTCAAGACCTAAAATTAAAAGGCAAAAAAAAGACAGCTTCTGGTTTTTTTTCTACCTCAGAAGCAGCTTTGGAAAAGCTTAGGCAAGCTCATCCTATTGTTGAACTGGTTTTAAAATATAAGAGATTAGAAAAATTGAGGTCTACTTATTTAAAACCTTTACCTCAGAAGGTAGATATTAATGGAAGATTACATACAACTTTCAATCAATTAGCTACTGCTACAGGAAGGCTTTCTAGTAGTAATCCTAATCTGCAAAATATCCCTATTCGAGGAGAATATGGGCCAAAAGTGCGAGAGTGTTTTATTGCTCCCAATGGTTACAAATTAATCTCTGCAGATTATTCTCAGATTGAGCTGAGGATATTGGCTCATCTTTCAGAAGATCCTGTCTTGTTAGAGGCTTTTAATAGAGATGAAGATATTCACACTGCTACTGCGTGTTTAATTTTTTCTAAGTCAAAAGAACAAATAACGCCTGATGACAGAAGAAAGGCAAAAACTATCAATTTTGGTTTGCTTTATGGAATGGGACCTCAAAAGTTGGCAAGAGAATTAGGATTTAGCTTAAAAGAAGCCAAACAGTTTATTACAGTTTATTTTGAAAAGCTAAGCAGAGTAAAGGAATTTTATCAAAAAGTTGAAAATTTTGCTAAAACACATGGGTTTGTTTCCACAGTATTTGGTCGTAGGCGTCTCCTTCCCCATATTAACTCTAGGAACGAACATTTAGTTGCTCAAGCTAAGCGTATGGCAATTAATACGGTTGTTCAAGGTTCAGCTGCAGACATTATAAAAAAGGCAATGTTATTGGTGGAAAAGGATGCATTATTGTATAAATTGAATGCAAGACAAATTCTTCAAATTCATGATGAACTTTTATTAGAGGTTCCAGAAAACGTTGCTTTTGAGGCAGGTAAGAGAGTAAAAGAATTAATGGAACAGGTTTATCCCTTAAAAGTTCCTTTGAAAGTTGATTTAGGTATAGGTCCAAATTGGAAAGAAGCCCACTAA
- a CDS encoding DUF1844 domain-containing protein, translating to MSEKNEEKIIVNDRRVKLDDDEPSESEARKLAEKKMAHDYEEASKNKELHFPKVDFSTFIISLSSSALVHLGEVPEPESGKTQPNLALAKHTIDVLGILEEKTKGNLTVQEEKLLRDVLFDLRMKYVQKAG from the coding sequence ATGAGTGAGAAAAATGAAGAAAAAATTATTGTGAATGATCGAAGAGTAAAATTAGATGATGATGAACCATCTGAAAGTGAGGCTAGGAAATTAGCTGAAAAAAAGATGGCTCATGATTATGAAGAAGCTTCAAAGAATAAAGAATTGCATTTTCCAAAAGTTGATTTTTCAACTTTTATTATTTCTTTAAGCTCTTCTGCCCTTGTTCATTTAGGAGAAGTTCCAGAACCAGAAAGTGGAAAAACACAGCCTAATTTGGCCTTAGCCAAACATACAATAGATGTGTTAGGGATATTAGAAGAGAAAACAAAAGGGAACTTAACTGTGCAAGAAGAAAAACTATTAAGAGATGTTTTATTTGATTTGCGGATGAAATACGTTCAAAAGGCAGGTTAA